Within the Sporomusaceae bacterium genome, the region TCGAGGCCGACGTTGCGGGGTGCGCCTTCAGCCAGTTCGAGGTAGACCCAGACGTCTTTGTAGGCGTTCTTGTCGATGGCGACGGTTTTGGCTTCTTCTTCGCGGATGATGGTTTTGACGGGACAGGTGTCGATGCAGGCGCCGCAGGCGGTACAGGCTTCGGTGATGAAGGCTTTGGCGTCGTCCTGCATTTCGATGGCGCCGAAGGGACAGGCGCCGACGCAGGCGCTGCAGCCTATGCACTGGTCTTTGATTACTTTGATGGCCATTGTTTTCGCTACCCCCTAGACGATCTTCGCTTCAGACAGTTTGGCGATTAGTTCTGCGACCGCTTCCCGGGCGGTGTCCTTCTGGATGAGAACCCCCTGGGTGCGCTGCTTGGGGGTGAAGATTTTACGGACCTGGGTGGGCGAGCCTTTGAGGCCGAGCCTGGCCTGGTCGACGTCGAGGTCGGCGAGCGTCCAGACAGGGATCTCGGCGCGGTTGGCGCGCATGGTGCCTTTAACGGTTGGGTAGCGCGGCTCGTTGGCGGATTTGACGACGGTGAGCATGACGGGCGTATTCACTTCGATGATTTCGTAGCCGTCTTCGTGTTCGCGCTCAAGGCGGGCGGTGGCGCCGTTGACTTCGACTTTGGCGACATAGGTGACCTGGGGAATGCCGAGGTGTTCGGCGATTTCCGGCCCGACCTGGGCGGTGTCGCCGTCGATGGCTTGCTTGCCGCAGAGGATTACGTCGACTGTGCCAAGCTTTTTGATGGCCGCCGCGAGGGTGTAGCTGGTGGCGAGGGTGTCGGCGCCGCCGAAGGCGCGGTCGCTGACAAGGATGGCCGCGTCGGCCCCCATGGCGAGGCATTCCTTCAGTGCGTCCTTGGCCTGGGGCGGCCCCATGCTGATGACCGTCACCTTGCCGCCGTGCTTTTCTTTGAGGACGAGCGCGGCTTCAACGGCGTTCTTGTCGAACGGGTTGACGATGCTCGGTACCCCCTGGCGGATGAGCGTGTTGGTTACTGGATCGATTTTTACTTCGGTGGTGTCAGGTACTTGCTTGACACAGACGACGATTTCCATTCTTCAGCCTCCTGTTTCTGGTGAGATGAAGCGCCGGCTAGCGGAGGACGGCCCCCGAGATGACCATGCGCTGGACTTGGTTGGTACCTTCGTAGATCTGGGTGATTTTGGCGTTGCGCATCAGGCGCTCGACCGGGTATTCGCGGCTGTAGCCGTAGCCGCCGAAGATCTGGACGGCGTCGGTGGTGACGTTCATGGCAGCGTCAGAGGCGTACAGCTTGGCCATGGCGGCCTCTTTGGAGTAAGGCTGGCCGTTGTCTTTGAGGTAGGCGGCCCGGTAGGTGAGCAGGCGGGCGGCGTCGACCTTGACGGCCATGTCGGCGAGCATGAAGGCGATGGCCTGGTTGGCGGCGATGGGTTTGCCGAACTGGACCCGTTCCTTGGAGTATTTGACGGCGTGGTCGAGCGCGGCCTGGGCGATGCCGAGGGCCTGGGCAGCGACACCGATGCGGCCGCCGTCGAGGGTGGTCATGGCGATTTTGAAGCCTTCGCCTTCTTTGCCGAGGAGGTTGGCCACCGGGACTTTGACGTCCTGGAAGATGAGCTCCATGGTCTGGGATGAACGGATGCCCAGTTTATGTTCTTTTTTGCCAAAGGTGAACCCCGGCATATCTTTTTCGAGAATGAAGGCGGAAATTCCTCTTGTGCCTTTACTTTTGTCGGTCATGGCGAATACGATGTAGGTCTCGGCTTCGCCGGCGTTGGTGATGAAGATTTTGCTGCCGTTCAAGATGTAGTGGTCGCCCTGGAGGACGGCGACGGTCTGCTGGGAGGCGGCGTCGGTGCCGGCGTTGGGCTCGGTGAGGCCGAAGGCGCCGAGTTTGGTCCCTTCGGCGAGGGGGGTGAGGTATTTCTTTTTCTGTTCTTCGTTGCCGTAGGCGTAAATGGGCCAGCCGCACAGCGAGACGGACGCGGACAGGGCGATGCCCAGGCCGTCGTCGATGCGGCTGACTTCCTCGATGGCGAGGATGTAGCTGAGGTTGTCGCCGCCTGCGCCGCCATATTGCTCGGGGAAGCAGATGCCGGTGACGCCGAGTTCGCCGAGGGAGTCGAACAGGGAACGGTCGAATTTTTCATGCTCGTCGCGTTCTTCCGTGCCTGGGGCAACTTCCTTTTCGGCGAATTCACGCACCATTTTCTGCATCATTTTTTGGTCGTCGGTCAGTTCGAATTGCATGTTAATCCTCTCCTGTCTTCGTATAATATTGCTGCAGTTATTGAAAAAATGTGAAAAAAATCACATGAGTTTTTTATTTTAGTGCCAATAGGATATCCCATTGGCACTAAAAGTTTGCGCAATTTGCCTAGTGGGAGCCTACAGTTTTTCTACGATGGTGGCTACGCCCTGGCCGCCGCCGATGCAGAGGGTGGCGAGGCCGCGTTTGGCGCCGCGCGCTTCCATGGCGTGGAGGAGGGTGACGAGGATGCGCGCGCCGCTGGCGCCGATGGGGTGCCCGAGGGCGATGGCGCCGCCGTTGACGTTGACTTTTTCCTTCATGAAGCCAAGTTCTTTGCCGACGGCCAGGAACTGGGCGGCGAAGGCTTCGTTGGCTTCGATGAGGTCGATG harbors:
- a CDS encoding electron transfer flavoprotein subunit beta/FixA family protein, whose translation is MEIVVCVKQVPDTTEVKIDPVTNTLIRQGVPSIVNPFDKNAVEAALVLKEKHGGKVTVISMGPPQAKDALKECLAMGADAAILVSDRAFGGADTLATSYTLAAAIKKLGTVDVILCGKQAIDGDTAQVGPEIAEHLGIPQVTYVAKVEVNGATARLEREHEDGYEIIEVNTPVMLTVVKSANEPRYPTVKGTMRANRAEIPVWTLADLDVDQARLGLKGSPTQVRKIFTPKQRTQGVLIQKDTAREAVAELIAKLSEAKIV
- a CDS encoding acyl-CoA dehydrogenase; this encodes MQFELTDDQKMMQKMVREFAEKEVAPGTEERDEHEKFDRSLFDSLGELGVTGICFPEQYGGAGGDNLSYILAIEEVSRIDDGLGIALSASVSLCGWPIYAYGNEEQKKKYLTPLAEGTKLGAFGLTEPNAGTDAASQQTVAVLQGDHYILNGSKIFITNAGEAETYIVFAMTDKSKGTRGISAFILEKDMPGFTFGKKEHKLGIRSSQTMELIFQDVKVPVANLLGKEGEGFKIAMTTLDGGRIGVAAQALGIAQAALDHAVKYSKERVQFGKPIAANQAIAFMLADMAVKVDAARLLTYRAAYLKDNGQPYSKEAAMAKLYASDAAMNVTTDAVQIFGGYGYSREYPVERLMRNAKITQIYEGTNQVQRMVISGAVLR